The genomic region TCCGGGTCGGTCGAACGGGAGTGCGCCGCGTCGAACATCGTGATTCACGGCCCCGGGGAACGGCACTGCGACAGGTTCGCCCGAGTCCCGACGTCGTGCCTCAATCTCTACGGCGGCAATTTCTCGAAGAGCGCCGTCATCGCCAATCCGGCGGGCGCGTCGATCGCCGCGAAGCTCCGGGCGGAATTCGCCGAGCCGGACGTGTTTTCGAGCCGCATCGTGAACGCCTTGATGCTCGAGTCCGACGCTTGGAGCGAGCGGTGTTCCGACGATCGCCGCCGGCCGCCGTCGTGGCTTCGTCGCGTTCGCGAGGAGGTCGAGGCGCGGTTCCGCGAGCCGATGACCTTGAGCGGTCTCGCCGCGTCGGCGTGCGTGCACCCGACCCACGTCGCCCGCGCCTTCAGGCGGCATTACGGGATGACGCTCGGCGAGATGATCCGTCTGCGGAGAGTCGAACATTCGAAGACGCTCCTCCGTTCCGCCCGGCCGCTCGCCGAGGTCGCGGGCGAAACCGGCTTCGCGGATCAGAGCCACTTCACGCGGACGTTCCATCGCCTCACGGGAACGACTCCCGCCGCCTATCGGCGCGACGTTCGGCGGCGCGACGTCGGCGGCGTGGGGAGAAGGGCAGGGATCCCTTCGACGATCCGATCCGCCAATCCGGTTCCATTCCGCTAGGAGCTTTCAAGAGCGGAAGGCGCGCCCCCACGTAGGCTCGCCCCATGAACCATCTTGTGATCCTCCTTCTCCTCGCCGCGAGCCCCGCTCCGCCTGCGGGCGCTCCGTTCGACGCCGCGGACAACGCCTCGATGGAGGCGGATCAACGAAAGCCGCGCGATCTCTTCCTCGAGGCGTCCCGATCGGACCCGGACCCGAAACGACGCGATCAGGCGATCCTTCGGGCGGCGCGGCTCGACTGGTACGTGTTTCACGACGCTCCGGCCGCGTGCTCGCTCCTGGGCGGGCTCGCGAAGGGCCCGGAGGCTTCGGCGGCGCTCGCGGAGCGTTCCCGGCTCGAAACGGAGCTGACCCGGGACTTCGGAGCGGCTCGGAAGGCCGCCCGGGACGCCACAACCGCGGCGAAGAAAGCGTCCGATCGGGACGAGGCGCTCACCCGGTTGGGCGCCGCGACCGTCGAGGAGGCGCGCTCCCACCGTCTTGCCGGACGCTGCCCGGCCGACCGGCAAAGCCTCGGGGAGGCGGTCGCGAGCCTGTCCGCGGCCATCGAGGGGAGCGGCCTCACGCTCGAAAGGTCCCGCCTGCTTCTCGACGCTTCTCTCCTCGCGGGGGACGAAAAGAGCGCGCGGAAGGCTTGGGGATGGTACGACGCTGAGCTTCCGTCGCTCGTTCCGGCGGACGTCCACGACCCGAGGGCAACGGGGCTGGCGCTGGCGAGAGCGAAGCTCTTCGACGAGGCCGAGCTCGTTCTCCGCAATCCTTGCGCCCCGCTCGTGGCGAAGGACGACGCCCCCGTCCTCGACGTGCTGCGATACGCGGCGTTCACTCGCCGTGTTCATGCCATCGCCGGCGAACATTTCCGAATGGTCGCGAGCGGCGTCGACGACGCGAAAGAGTTCCATCCGGCGCTCGGCGCGGAAGGACTCGCGCTCTGGAAAGCTCTGTCGCCCCCGCCGAAAGATGCCGCGTTCTCGCTGGAGGCGGTCCGGCGCGAGCTGGACGAGCGCTTCGGCGCCGTCGTAACCGTCGGCGACACCGAAGGAATACCCGATATTCTCTATGGCCATCGCGTTGCCGACGAAACCCGCGAGGTCGAGCAGTATGGCCGCAAGGCGATGCTTCGATTCATCCAGCTGGACGGGATGATCGCCGGCGGATACGCGACCTGGGTCACCCACGGGCGGCACGGAACCGGCGGATGGGTGGGAAACGGCGTCGTCTATCAGGTCCGCCCCATGTACGTCGAAGGCCCGCTGCGGCTCTGGCGACAGTTGACGGATCCCGAGGCGAAGGCCCTTGCGCAGGACGAGATCCGGGCGGAGTCCCTCCGGGATCGCGAGCGGGTCAAGGGCGACGAAGTCGCCGCGCTGCGCGGTCTCGCGCTGCGGCTCGCCGACGAATACGCGGAAGCCCTGAAGCAGAGGCTCGAGAAGCGGAAGCTAACCGGCGACGCGCTGCGCGACGAATTCCTTCGAACCGTCCGACTCGACACCGACGCCTCTTCGATCTGGGCGCACGAGGGGCGTCACGCCATCGACAAAGCCATGGGGATCCATGACAGCGAGGAGCTGGAATTTCGCGCCAAGCTCTCCGAGGTGCAATTCGCGCCGGGACCGAAGGGTTCGCTCGGATCGATCCTGTCGCCGGTCGGAGGTTCGAGCGCTCACGGGAAGGCCAACGAGCGCGTACTGAGGGGGATCGTCGCGTGGATGGATGCGCACGCCGCGGAAATCTCCGGGTTCGAGCCCGAAGTCGCTCGTCTCGCCCAGTTGGATCGGTTGACGGGCGATCAGCTTCGCGCGGCCTGCCGCTCGCTCGATCCGCTGGCGAAAAACCTTCGGGGCGCGCACGTCGAGGGTCGGTAACATCGTGGCGGAGATCGACGGCGGCCGTCGCCTGCGACTCGCCCGGCGCCTGCGGCAGATCGAGGCGCAACGGCGATCATAATGTATAATAAAGTCCTGACCCCAAGAAGGGAAGCTCAGTCTGGCCGCGCGACGCCGAGGAGCCGCTCGATGTCCCGTCGGATCGCGGAGGGGTCCGTGCCGCCGTCGTGGCGTGAATAAATCCGTCCTGCGCGGTCAATGACGAATGCAACCGGCAGGCCCAGGATTCCTCCGTACCGCTCGGCGAGCCGGGCGTTTCCCACGGCCACGGGATAATTGAGGTGAAATTCCCGGGCAAAGCGGACAACGGGCGCGGCCGAGTCGTCGAGCGAAATGCCGATGACCTGAAGGCCCCGCGGCCCGTATCGCTTCTGCCAGGCGACGAAGCGGGGGATCACGTCGCGGCAGGGAGCGCACCAGGTCGCCCAGAAGTCGAGGAGGACGACCTTCCCGCGATAGGTTGCGAGATCGAGCTTTCGGCCCTCGATGTCCGTCAAGGAAAACGGCGGGGCTGGCCTGCCTTCCTCCGCGCGGCCCCGTGCCGGTAACGCGAGCGCCAGGAGGATCCCGGCGATCGCGGGAAGGGCGAGGCTAGTCGCCCGCGGGCGCACCCTTTTCCACCGGATAGCCCTTCGCCACCCAATCCGCGCCAAAATTCTTCTCGATGAAGAGGAGCTTCACGTTCGTAAAACCGAGGCCGAGAAGCGCCTTGTAAGCCGGCTGCACGTTGGGGCAGCGGACCCACGGACAGCATCCGCAGTAGAGAACGATGGCGGTGTCGCGGGGAAGCGGAGAGGCCGCGCGGCGAAGCTCCGCGAGACCCTCCTCTTTCGAGCCCGGTCCGACGTACCGGGACTGCGGAATGTGGGCCTGCTCGTAGAGCACGCGAAACCCGACCTGGAAAATGACCGGCTTCTTCGCACTCGACCGGACGATCCCCGCAAGCGCCTCGGGCGCGATGAGAGCGTCCTTGTCCGCGCCGCCGGCGGCCGGCGCCCCCTGCGCCGAAGAAGAGGCCGGGAGGGCCAGCGCGGCCACGACGACGGCGGCGGCGAAAACACCTTTCGTCACGGCGATTGCCGCACGAGACGAGAATCCGCGTCGAGCTCTCATGAGCGTTCCTCCTCGGAAATCACCGGACGATTATAGGCTGCGGGCGGTCACCGGCCGGCTCGACCGGCCATCGGTGCGGAGATTATTTCGGGGGACCGTCGGTCTGGAACGATGCGACCGCGCCCGCTTCGTCGTCGAAGCTATCGAAGATTGGAAGAAGGAGCATCGCGTCCAGAACGTTACGCACCTTTCCCTCGGCGATCAGGAGCTTGAGCTTCGCGCCGACGCCTTCCGCGACCTTCTTGCTCGCGACGAGATCGCCGACTCCCGAGCTGTCGATCGCTGTTAGACCGACGAGGCTCACCAGGATCTTCCGCTTGCCGTCGGCGAGCAGGTCGTCAATCGCGGCGCGAAGGGCGTTATCGCCGGCCACGAGGCGTCCCTCCAGGTCGATGACCGACACGTCGCCGGACTTTCGAACCGAGGCTTTCATTGGTCGAGAGCGACGATCGCCGTGACATTCCGGTCGGCGATCGAAATCGACGGATGTTTCACGCCCATTGCCTCATCACGCAGGGTTCGACGATGGAAACACCTGCCGACCGGGCCGAGGGGCATCGCACCAGGCAAAATCAACTTTCTGCCGTTCTCGGGAGATTATACGCCCCCGAGAAGCCGTCACCGATTGGTGCATACTCTGTTCTCGTGAACGGATCGAGCAGGCTCCCCGGCCGGGAGCCTGCGGAGGTCAGCGCCTCCCGGGGCCGGCGCGAGCCGTTGGTTCTGCTCGCTCTGGTCCTCATCGGTCTCGTGGCGTCCGGCTGGTCGCCCAACAATCGGGTGATATGGCTGCTCGAAGCCGCTCCGCTCCTCGTCGGCCTTCCCATCCTGATCGCGACCTACCGGCGCTTCCCTTTCACCCCGCTTTCCTACCGCCTGACGTTCCTCTTCGCCGCGCTGCTCCTGGTCGGAAGCCACTACACGTACTCGCTCGTTCCGTCGGGCCTCGCGCTGAAGAGGATTCTGGATTTCCGGCGCAACCACTTCGACCGGCTCGTGCACTTCGTGGGCGGATTCACGCCCGCGATCCTCGGGCGCGAGCTGGTCCGCCGAAAGACGAACGTGACGAGCCGCGGCTGGCTGTTTTTCTTCGTCGTGGCCGGCTGCCTCGCCGGAGCAGCGGCCTACGAGCTCCTGGAGTGGGCCGCCGCGGAGGCGATGCACGGCGCGGCGAGAGAATTCCTCGCGACTCAAGGCGACAACTGGGACACCCAGTGGGACATGTTCTGCAGTCTGACGGGCGCGGTCACGTCGCTGCTGCTGCTCTCGCGGATCCACGACCGGCAGCTCCGGGCGCTACCGTTGACGCGATCCGCCTGCTCCTGATCGTTCACGGCTTTCGCGACCTTTCTCAACTCCGCCTGGACGTACGCGTGATCCGTGTCCGGATCTTCCGACCATCGCTGCGTACCGTCGCCGAGCTCGACGGTCGCGGGGAATCCCGCGATCACCGCGCCGAGGCTGTCGGCGCGCCCCTGCATCTGTGCGGCGGTCGCCCCGGGAAAGTAGCCTTTCGCCGAGTAGCCGCGGTAGCCGTGCAGCCAGACGGCGACGGGAAACGGCCCGGGGCCGCGCGCGGGGGCGAACACGAACGGCGCGGGTTTCTCGGGCCGGCGGCGGCGAGAATCGCTCCGCTCGCGAGAATCCCCGCGGCGAACCGCCGGCCCCGGCGGGTCAGGCGTCGCCGTCGGCCGGGACCGGCGCGATGCCGAACGTCCCGGGAACGACTTCGACGAACGTCCGCTCCTCGCGAAGGATGAAGCGATTCGCCTGCGCGCGGGCGAAGTTCTCGCGCGATTCGGCGTCGCTCCGGAGGCGCGCCCGGTACGCCTCGTACGAGGCGAGGGAGTCGAACGCGACCAACCCCCACGCGACGTCGTTGGTTCCCTCGTGGGGAAGGAAGTAGCCGACCAGATGCCCGCCGCAGCGGGGGATGATTCGCCCCCAGTTCTCCGCGTACTCGCGGAAGGCGTCCCTTTGGAACGGATCGATCACGTACCGGATGAAGCAGACGATCGTCACGGAACGGCTCCTTTCGCCGGAAGCCCGGAGCGGCAGCGCCCGGGAGAGACGGGAACGGCCGGCGACGATTGCGCCGAGCACGCCCGAGATCCCGAGGAACCGCCGCCGATCGGTTTCCGCCATGCGCCCGCAGTATCCGCTTGCCGAGACCGTCATGCTTCGTTTACCATCAAATCGTGAATGTCGAGCCGGCGGAGACGGCCGTTTGCCGGATCGCGGCCGCGATCGCCGAGCCCGCTCGCGCCCGGATGCTCTGTCTCCTGCTCGACGGCCACGCGCGGACCAGCACCGAGCTCGCCGTCGCAGCCGGCGTGAGTCCCTCGACCGCCAGCGTTCATCTCGCCCGGCTGCTCGAGCGCAGGCTCGTCGCCGTGGCGGCCCAGGGAAAGCACCGGTACTACCGGCTGGCCGGACCCGCCGTCGCCGCCGCCGTCGAGGCGCTGCTGGTCGCGGCCGGCGACGCCCGAAAGCCGTGGACGCCGAGCACCCCCACCCGCCTCACGGCGGCGCGCACGTGCTACGACCACCTGGCGGGCGCTCTGGGGGTCTCGCTGCACGACCGGATGATGGCCATGCGCTGGCTCCTCTCGGGGCCGGCGGCCGGCGACTACGACCTGACGGCGGAAGGGACGAGGGCGCTCGAAGCCCTCGGTGTCGACGTCGCAACGAGCCGGACGCTCCGCCGCCGGTTCGCCTTCCCCTGTCTCGACTGGAGCGAGCGGCGGCCGCACGTGGGCGGCGCGCTCGGCGCGGCGCTGCTTTCCGCCGCGCTCCGCCGAAAATGGGTGACCCGGGATCTCGACAGCCGGGCGCTCACGGTGACGCCCCTCGGCCGGCGCGAGATGCGAACCCGGTTCGGTCTGGCGGGCTGAGGGGAGCGATTCCCCGAATCGGCGGCGCCGGATGAGGTCCGGCCGCCGGCGGCCGGACCCTTTACAAGCGGCGCCTTACCGAATCAGTGGGCTTCCGGTGCCGGCGCCGGCGCCGGACCTCCCTGGACGATGATCTCCACCCGGCGGTTCTGGCTGCGCCCCGACGGCGTCTTGTTGTCGGCCACGGGCTTCGTCGCGCCGTAGCCCTGGGTCTCGATCCGGCCCGGATCGACCCCATTGGCGAGGAGCACGGCCTTGACGGATTCCGCCCGCAGCTGCGAGAGCTTCAGGTTGTACTCCGCCCGGCCCGTCGAATCGGTGTGGCCCTCGACGACGATGTGCCGGTCCGGAGCGGAGGCCAGGGTCTTGCCGATGTCGGCAAGGCGCGCGCTGACCCCCGGTTGGAGATCGGAGCGGTTGGTTGCGAAATAGATGCTTCCCGGCAGCGTGACGACGATCCCGCGGGGCTCGACGCGCGTCGATTTTTCGAGCTGCTGCAGGCGCAGCACGAGGTCGTTTTGCGCCTGGAGCTGCTTCTGCGCGGCTTCCTCCGCCGCCCGCCGCCGTTCCTCTTCCTGGCGGCGCGCTTCCTCGAGCTTGGCGCTCTGCTCGGCGGCGGCCTGGCGGGCGACCTCCGCGGCCTTCGTCTGCTGATCGAGCTGCATTTTCAGGTCGTCGATCTGCGCCTGGCGCTGCTGTTGGGCCGACCGTTGGCGCTCGGCTTCGAGCTGGGCCTGGAGAGCCTTCTCCCGATCCTCGGCGGCGCGCTGTTGCGCTTCGCGGGCCTGCATCTCCGCCTGGAGACGGGCCTGCTCTTCGCGGGCGCGCATCTCGGCTTCGAGCCGCTGTCGTTCGGCTTCCGACCGGGCGCGGGCGGCGATCGCCCGCTCCTGGGCGGCATGGAGCTCGGCCTCGAGCCGGTCATGGCGGGTCTTCTGCGCGGCGAGGGCCTGCTCGGCCCGGGCGCCGCGGGCGCGATACTCGGCATCGCGCGCCTCGCTGTCGGCGATCTGCGCGTAGTGCATCGCGATGCTCTCGTGACCCGCGTTCCATTCGCGCTGGGCGGCGGAAAGATCGTTGGATGCCCGGTTGAAGGTTTCCGCGGCGAGCTCCGGAGCGCCCGCGTCGCGGGCGTCCTGAAGGGCCAGACGCGCGTCGCGCAGCGCGGGCGCTTCGGGACGCGTCGTGGCGCAGGCGGCCGCGAAGATCAACCCCGCGGCGAGAAGAGCGAATCCGGCATTCCTTTTGATGTTCTTCATGGCATTCCTCACGGTTGAGGCGGCGGCGCGATCTCGCGCGTGCGCCGCTCGATGTCGTCGGACTGGCGGCTCAGGTCCTGCACCTGCTGCTCGACGGCGGCGTCGCGGGCCTTGGATTCGGCCGCGCTCGCGGCCGCGCGGGTCTCCGCGATGTGCCGCCGGGCTTCGTCCCAGCGACGCTCGTGCCACTCGCGCTGGGCGGCGGCGAAGTCGCCGCGCGCGCGGTCGAGCAGGTCGCGCGCATGCACGGTCGCCGTGGCGTTTTCGGCGGCGCGAATGTCGGCCTCCGCCTGCGCAATCTCGGCGTTGCTGACCGGCGGGCCGCTCGATGCGCAGCCCACCGCGAAGAAGACCAGGGCGGCCATTCCCGCAGCAATCCTCATGTTGTCCTCCTCGATCGACGTTCGGAAAGATCGAAGCGTGGCGAATGCCAGGCCCCGAGGGAGCAATTATCCCCCCCTTTCGGTCGACCTCGACGGACATTGCGCCGCGGGCCCTCCCGGTGGGCCCATTTCTTGATGACGAGCCGAAGGCTTTGGCCGGACAGGGCCCGGTCTCGTCTCCGGCGCGACCGGAATAGACTCTTTCGACGGAGGTCCCGATGATCCGACGAGTCGCCGCCGTGCTCCTGCTCTGCGCCCCCTTCCCGCTGTTCGCGCAGATGCGAACCGAGAAGCCGCCGCTCCACGCGAAACGCTGGATGGCGATCACGGGAAAGCCGCTTTCCGCGACGGCCGGGGCGATGATCTTCGCCAAGGGCGGCAACGCCGTGGATGCCGCGGCCGCGATGATCGCGGCCGGCTGCACAATGTGGGACACCCTGAGCTGGGGCGGCGAGACGCAGGCGCTCATCTATAACCCGAAGACGAAGAAGGTCGTCGGCATCGACGCGCTGGGTGTCGCGCCGACGGGCGCGACTCCTGAGTTCTTCAAGGGCAGGGGGATGAACTATCCGCCGGAGTTCGGCCCGCTCGCCGCCGTCACGCCCGGGACGCCGGGAGGAATTCTGGTCATGCTGGCCGAGTACGGCACGATGTCGCTCAAGGAGGTGCTCGCGCCCGCGATCGACATGGCGGACGGCTATCCGATCGAGGCGCAGGCGGCGAACACGATCGAGCACGAGAAGAAGCGGCTGGAGCAGTGGCCGTACTCGCGCGCGCTCTTCCTGATGCACTCCAAAGGAGGGGAGGCCGTCGGCGGGCCGGCCGCCGCCGGGAAGAGCGCGGGCGGTCCGACTCCCGCGCAGGACCGCCCGGCGGCGAATGCCGCGACGGAAGAGCGCGAAGGCCCCGAGCCGGGCGAGATCTTCCGTCAGCCCGATCTGGCCGCGACGCTCCGAAAGCTCGTCGCGACCGAGCAGGAGGCGCTGAAGAAAGGGAGAACCCGCAAGGAAGCGATCTATGCCGCTTATGACCGGTTCTACAAGGGCGACATCGCGAAGGAGATCGCGCGGAGCACGCAGGAGCAGGGCGGGTTGATCACGGCCGAGGACCTCGCCCGCTGGAAAGTGAAGGTCGAAGAGCCGGTCACGACCCGCTACCGGGGAATCGACGTCTACAAGCTGACGGCATGGACCCAGGGTCCCGCGATGCTGCAGGCCCTCGACATCCTCGAGAACTTCGATCTCAAATCGATGGGCTACAACACCTCGCGCTACGTCAACACGGTCTACCAGGCGATGAGCCTCGCGTTCGCGGATCGCGACTTCTACTACGGCGACCCGTATTTCCCGCCCGAGGAGCCCGTCCGGGGACTCCTTTCCAAGGCGTACGCGAAGGAGCGGGCGAAGGAAATCGTCCCCGAGCGCAGCAACCCGCGGATCACGCCGGGCGATCCCTATCCGTTCCAGGGGGGCACGAACCCGTATCGGGATCTGCTCTCGAAGTGGAAGGCGGCGGAGAACGGGAGACCGGGGAGGGGAAACCGTCTGCTCGATGCGTCGCTTTCTCCGGCGGATTTCGCGCGCTTCCGCGAGACGTTCACCGCGGGGACGACGTCGGTCGAGGCCGCGGACTCGGAGGGATGGGTCGTTTCGGTGACGCCGAGCGGCGGGTGGCTTCCCGCGGTGATCGCCGGGCGCACCGGGATCGGCCTGAGCCAGCGAATGCAGTCATTCGTGCTCGATCCGGCCGAGTGTCCGTTCAACGTGGTCGAGCCGGGCAAGCGACCGCGCGTCACGCTGACACCGACCCTGGCGTTGAAGGGCGGCAAACCCTATCTCTGCTTCTCGGTGCAGGGGGGCGACTCGCAGGACCAGAATCTGCTCCAGTTCTTCCTGAACGTGGTCGAGTTCGGGATGACGCCGCAGGAGGCGACCGAGGCGGCCAACTTCAACAGCTTCCAGATGCACAGCTCGTTCGGCAACCACGAGGCGATTCCGGGAAAGATCCTGTTGAACGCCGCCACACCGCCGTGGGTACGGAGCGAGCTCGCGAAGATGGGCTACTCGATGGTCTTCGAGGAGAGGACCTCGGGCCCGATCAACGCGATCCTGTTCGATCTCGAGCACGGCACGATGTGGGGCGGATCGAGCAACCACGGAGAAGATTACGGCATCGGGTGGTGAGGGCAGCGAAAACAGTATGCGCGGGACGAACGGCGACACCCGCCTCGAAGATTCTCGCCCGGCTGTGAATGCCGGGCCGATCGCTCCCCCCGCCCGGGCAATGGCCGCGAGCTCAGCGTCGCATCGACCAGAGGGCCGCGGCCGCGAGGGCCGCGCCGAGGAGACCGAGGGTCGGCCCGGAGAGCGCCGGCACGGACGGGGAAACGGGCGGCGTGACCACGACGCAGCTCGGCTGGATCGAGTTCTCGACGTTCGACGCCGTCACGTTTGCCGCGGCGTTGGTGAAGCCCGCGGGGTTGGCGGCGCAGGCG from Thermoanaerobaculia bacterium harbors:
- a CDS encoding AraC family transcriptional regulator; translation: MNANEKREFHGREVGRRQMGSWTLVLTRYEPETVIPFHRHQEPYATVVLRGRYRERSGSVERECAASNIVIHGPGERHCDRFARVPTSCLNLYGGNFSKSAVIANPAGASIAAKLRAEFAEPDVFSSRIVNALMLESDAWSERCSDDRRRPPSWLRRVREEVEARFREPMTLSGLAASACVHPTHVARAFRRHYGMTLGEMIRLRRVEHSKTLLRSARPLAEVAGETGFADQSHFTRTFHRLTGTTPAAYRRDVRRRDVGGVGRRAGIPSTIRSANPVPFR
- a CDS encoding TlpA disulfide reductase family protein; translated protein: MRPRATSLALPAIAGILLALALPARGRAEEGRPAPPFSLTDIEGRKLDLATYRGKVVLLDFWATWCAPCRDVIPRFVAWQKRYGPRGLQVIGISLDDSAAPVVRFAREFHLNYPVAVGNARLAERYGGILGLPVAFVIDRAGRIYSRHDGGTDPSAIRRDIERLLGVARPD
- a CDS encoding rhodanese-like domain-containing protein encodes the protein MRARRGFSSRAAIAVTKGVFAAAVVVAALALPASSSAQGAPAAGGADKDALIAPEALAGIVRSSAKKPVIFQVGFRVLYEQAHIPQSRYVGPGSKEEGLAELRRAASPLPRDTAIVLYCGCCPWVRCPNVQPAYKALLGLGFTNVKLLFIEKNFGADWVAKGYPVEKGAPAGD
- a CDS encoding STAS domain-containing protein gives rise to the protein MKASVRKSGDVSVIDLEGRLVAGDNALRAAIDDLLADGKRKILVSLVGLTAIDSSGVGDLVASKKVAEGVGAKLKLLIAEGKVRNVLDAMLLLPIFDSFDDEAGAVASFQTDGPPK
- a CDS encoding DUF2238 domain-containing protein, with the protein product MNGSSRLPGREPAEVSASRGRREPLVLLALVLIGLVASGWSPNNRVIWLLEAAPLLVGLPILIATYRRFPFTPLSYRLTFLFAALLLVGSHYTYSLVPSGLALKRILDFRRNHFDRLVHFVGGFTPAILGRELVRRKTNVTSRGWLFFFVVAGCLAGAAAYELLEWAAAEAMHGAAREFLATQGDNWDTQWDMFCSLTGAVTSLLLLSRIHDRQLRALPLTRSACS
- a CDS encoding NIPSNAP family protein, which gives rise to MTIVCFIRYVIDPFQRDAFREYAENWGRIIPRCGGHLVGYFLPHEGTNDVAWGLVAFDSLASYEAYRARLRSDAESRENFARAQANRFILREERTFVEVVPGTFGIAPVPADGDA
- a CDS encoding helix-turn-helix domain-containing protein is translated as MNVEPAETAVCRIAAAIAEPARARMLCLLLDGHARTSTELAVAAGVSPSTASVHLARLLERRLVAVAAQGKHRYYRLAGPAVAAAVEALLVAAGDARKPWTPSTPTRLTAARTCYDHLAGALGVSLHDRMMAMRWLLSGPAAGDYDLTAEGTRALEALGVDVATSRTLRRRFAFPCLDWSERRPHVGGALGAALLSAALRRKWVTRDLDSRALTVTPLGRREMRTRFGLAG
- a CDS encoding OmpA family protein; the protein is MKNIKRNAGFALLAAGLIFAAACATTRPEAPALRDARLALQDARDAGAPELAAETFNRASNDLSAAQREWNAGHESIAMHYAQIADSEARDAEYRARGARAEQALAAQKTRHDRLEAELHAAQERAIAARARSEAERQRLEAEMRAREEQARLQAEMQAREAQQRAAEDREKALQAQLEAERQRSAQQQRQAQIDDLKMQLDQQTKAAEVARQAAAEQSAKLEEARRQEEERRRAAEEAAQKQLQAQNDLVLRLQQLEKSTRVEPRGIVVTLPGSIYFATNRSDLQPGVSARLADIGKTLASAPDRHIVVEGHTDSTGRAEYNLKLSQLRAESVKAVLLANGVDPGRIETQGYGATKPVADNKTPSGRSQNRRVEIIVQGGPAPAPAPEAH
- a CDS encoding DUF4398 domain-containing protein — translated: MAALVFFAVGCASSGPPVSNAEIAQAEADIRAAENATATVHARDLLDRARGDFAAAQREWHERRWDEARRHIAETRAAASAAESKARDAAVEQQVQDLSRQSDDIERRTREIAPPPQP
- a CDS encoding gamma-glutamyltransferase, with protein sequence MRTEKPPLHAKRWMAITGKPLSATAGAMIFAKGGNAVDAAAAMIAAGCTMWDTLSWGGETQALIYNPKTKKVVGIDALGVAPTGATPEFFKGRGMNYPPEFGPLAAVTPGTPGGILVMLAEYGTMSLKEVLAPAIDMADGYPIEAQAANTIEHEKKRLEQWPYSRALFLMHSKGGEAVGGPAAAGKSAGGPTPAQDRPAANAATEEREGPEPGEIFRQPDLAATLRKLVATEQEALKKGRTRKEAIYAAYDRFYKGDIAKEIARSTQEQGGLITAEDLARWKVKVEEPVTTRYRGIDVYKLTAWTQGPAMLQALDILENFDLKSMGYNTSRYVNTVYQAMSLAFADRDFYYGDPYFPPEEPVRGLLSKAYAKERAKEIVPERSNPRITPGDPYPFQGGTNPYRDLLSKWKAAENGRPGRGNRLLDASLSPADFARFRETFTAGTTSVEAADSEGWVVSVTPSGGWLPAVIAGRTGIGLSQRMQSFVLDPAECPFNVVEPGKRPRVTLTPTLALKGGKPYLCFSVQGGDSQDQNLLQFFLNVVEFGMTPQEATEAANFNSFQMHSSFGNHEAIPGKILLNAATPPWVRSELAKMGYSMVFEERTSGPINAILFDLEHGTMWGGSSNHGEDYGIGW